The genomic DNA AGGAGTGCTGTGGCATAGTCGGCATAGCTGATGTAGCTCTGACCTTCTGCATTCACGATGAAGTGATCCTTGCCGGTTTGGTAGGTTCCCGTTTTGGGACCTTCAGGGTCGAAGAAGGCTGCCGGGCTGATGTACGTCCAGTTCAGGTCTTCGGTGTTTTGCAGCTCTTTTAGGCTGAGGCTGGCATTGTAAGCAGTGGCATAATAGGCTTTCGGGAAGTCAGGTGTTTCCAAGAGCTGAACGGTTTTGTCTTCGTCCACAAACAGGCTGCCGGCTCCGCCGATGACAACGAGTCTGGTTTCGGGAGCGTCTTTCAGGGCGTTGGTAAGAACCCTGCCAGCTTCAATGTGGAGATGCTCTTTTCCTTCGGGGGCATTGAAGGCGTTCACGACGACGTCGAACCCTTTCAAGTCTTCTACTGTCAGATCGAAGAGATCCTTTTCAACGATGTTCACGTTTGCGTTCACTTTTGACG from Rossellomorea marisflavi includes the following:
- a CDS encoding NAD(P)-dependent oxidoreductase, whose amino-acid sequence is MNIAIIGATGKAGSLITEEAIQRGHDVTAVVRSASKVNANVNIVEKDLFDLTVEDLKGFDVVVNAFNAPEGKEHLHIEAGRVLTNALKDAPETRLVVIGGAGSLFVDEDKTVQLLETPDFPKAYYATAYNASLSLKELQNTEDLNWTYISPAAFFDPEGPKTGTYQTGKDHFIVNAEGQSYISYADYATALLDEVEQPKHKNERFAVVSK